In Ruminococcaceae bacterium BL-4, one DNA window encodes the following:
- the rocA gene encoding 1-pyrroline-5-carboxylate dehydrogenase has protein sequence MEFTFVNEVEKDFALPENKAAMENALKKVKSQKGIRCPLIINGKEIFTDDVITSINPSKKAEVIGYAAKGTTEHANQAVESAVKAFETWKYTSVEQRVSYVQKIIKLFQERRMEINAWMIEESGKNWGEADGEVCEAIDFLNADIKSILELDKGLNVLQSSDEKRVCKYIPIGAGVAVTPWNFPFSLMVGMVGGAIITGNTITMKPASDTPIVAYQFMRILQDSGLPNGVVNFLPGPGSVLGEALVKHPKTRFIDFTGSKEVGLHINQMAAEMSEGQIWIKRVIAEMGGKNGIIVDDSADLDQAAEGIVNSAFSFQGQKCSACSRAIVLDKVYDELVQKLAKKTSELQQGPGCENMPMGPVISQRAYNGITKYIEIGKKEGKLVCGGTYDDSKGFYIQPTIIKDIAPTDRIAQEEIFGPVLAVIKVSDYEEAMRVANGTIYGLTGAVYSKNKEHLKEAAEKFDVGNLYFNRKCTAAVVQQNPFGGFNMSGTDAKTGTKDYLQNFMQLKSVTEFIG, from the coding sequence ATGGAGTTCACATTTGTCAATGAAGTGGAAAAAGATTTTGCATTGCCTGAAAATAAGGCTGCAATGGAAAACGCCCTGAAAAAAGTCAAATCGCAGAAAGGGATTCGTTGCCCTCTGATTATTAATGGAAAAGAAATCTTTACGGACGATGTTATCACTTCCATCAATCCTTCCAAAAAAGCGGAAGTGATCGGGTATGCAGCGAAGGGAACCACGGAACATGCCAATCAGGCGGTTGAAAGCGCTGTCAAAGCTTTTGAAACCTGGAAATATACCTCTGTGGAGCAACGTGTTTCTTATGTTCAGAAAATTATAAAGCTGTTCCAGGAGCGTCGCATGGAAATCAACGCATGGATGATTGAAGAGAGCGGCAAAAATTGGGGTGAAGCAGACGGAGAAGTCTGCGAGGCAATTGATTTTCTTAATGCTGATATCAAATCCATTTTGGAACTTGACAAAGGTCTCAATGTGCTGCAAAGCAGCGATGAAAAGCGCGTTTGTAAGTATATTCCAATTGGTGCGGGTGTTGCAGTGACCCCGTGGAATTTCCCATTCTCATTGATGGTTGGAATGGTCGGCGGCGCAATTATCACCGGCAATACAATTACAATGAAACCTGCGAGTGATACACCGATTGTAGCCTATCAGTTTATGCGAATTCTTCAGGACAGTGGGCTTCCCAATGGGGTTGTCAATTTCCTGCCGGGTCCTGGTTCTGTTTTGGGCGAAGCTCTTGTGAAACACCCAAAGACCCGGTTTATCGATTTTACAGGCTCCAAGGAAGTTGGACTGCATATTAACCAAATGGCCGCGGAAATGAGCGAAGGACAAATCTGGATTAAGCGCGTCATTGCAGAGATGGGCGGCAAAAACGGAATTATTGTCGATGATTCAGCAGATCTGGATCAGGCCGCCGAAGGAATCGTCAATTCAGCATTTTCTTTCCAAGGACAAAAGTGTTCCGCATGTTCACGTGCAATCGTGCTGGACAAAGTTTATGACGAACTGGTTCAAAAATTGGCGAAGAAGACCAGCGAGCTTCAGCAGGGACCCGGATGTGAAAATATGCCGATGGGCCCGGTCATCAGCCAAAGAGCATACAACGGTATTACCAAGTATATTGAGATCGGAAAAAAGGAAGGCAAGCTGGTTTGTGGCGGTACATACGATGACAGCAAAGGCTTTTACATTCAGCCGACCATTATTAAAGATATTGCACCGACCGATCGGATTGCACAGGAAGAAATCTTTGGACCAGTTCTGGCCGTCATTAAAGTATCGGATTACGAAGAAGCAATGCGGGTCGCAAATGGAACCATTTATGGACTGACAGGCGCTGTGTATTCGAAAAATAAGGAACACCTTAAAGAAGCGGCAGAAAAATTTGATGTTGGAAATCTTTATTTTAACCGGAAATGCACGGCTGCCGTTGTACAGCAGAATCCATTCGGTGGCTTTAATATGTCTGGTACCGATGCAAAAACAGGAACAAAAGATTATCTGCAGAATTTCATGCAGTTGAAATCTGTAACGGAATTTATCGGATAG
- a CDS encoding Pyruvate formate-lyase activating enzyme gives MNTPCIFNIQKFSIHDGPGIRTTIFFKGCPLRCLWCHNPEGQRYQAEPMFDKDEKKEQIGQYYSIPELVKQVQADQIFYDQSGGGVTLSGGEVMTQNMDYVETLCRELQRVGVSVVIDTCGYAPKENFTRILSYTDLFLYDLKCIDSLQHEKYVGVPNQLILDNLKYLSDQGARIDLRLILVDRVNTSDELIHGIGRWLQEQAIAIERITLLPYHDFGRDKYKKLGRYCTQNFEKPDEKTVEKIQSFFKSAGYCVNIGG, from the coding sequence ATGAATACACCCTGTATATTTAACATTCAAAAATTTTCCATTCATGATGGTCCCGGTATTCGAACAACTATTTTTTTTAAAGGCTGTCCGCTGCGCTGTTTATGGTGTCACAATCCGGAAGGGCAGAGATACCAGGCGGAACCAATGTTTGATAAAGACGAAAAGAAAGAACAGATTGGTCAGTACTACTCGATTCCAGAACTCGTGAAGCAGGTTCAGGCAGATCAAATATTCTATGATCAATCTGGTGGAGGCGTCACACTTTCCGGCGGGGAGGTGATGACGCAGAATATGGATTATGTGGAGACATTATGCAGAGAACTACAAAGGGTTGGTGTTTCCGTAGTGATCGATACCTGCGGATATGCGCCTAAGGAAAATTTTACCCGAATTCTTTCTTATACGGATTTATTCCTTTATGATTTAAAATGTATTGACTCTCTGCAGCATGAAAAATATGTTGGGGTACCCAATCAATTAATTCTAGATAATCTGAAGTATTTAAGCGATCAAGGGGCACGGATCGATTTGCGGTTGATTTTGGTGGATCGTGTCAATACAAGCGATGAGCTGATTCATGGGATTGGGCGGTGGCTACAAGAGCAGGCAATTGCTATTGAGAGAATCACTTTATTGCCATACCACGATTTCGGCAGAGATAAATATAAAAAGCTTGGGCGATATTGCACACAGAATTTTGAGAAACCTGATGAAAAGACCGTGGAAAAGATTCAGTCTTTTTTCAAAAGTGCCGGTTACTGCGTAAACATCGGCGGATAA